A section of the Leptospira kobayashii genome encodes:
- a CDS encoding TldD/PmbA family protein produces MDKAFIEKKLEEQKNHLESLVKKAKDNGISQVEIFSSYGYAEEVTLEKNDLNNCTATEENMFGIRVIENGSQGFLTTNHFPTLWESIQEARDLARSQTTPDSDLVLPDPQTLEKRANQYDESLDALGLEHLVEIAKTTLGWKKELFPKVNLDSGDMSLSKGFKLIVSSKGVNASELGAGISASVMGMAVDGSDVGSFDYDSASGNDYPYFAKKWERAFREFGEKCMGGLGAKAIPGFKGYILLPPEAVYSFFLGSFIGSLNGTSIRKGKSKMAGQLGKQVASSKLSIWEDPTISGYAGTTSFDREGQATHKQSILNQGVLDTYFYNTYEAKKAGLKASNGFATGGAQSLPGCGPRQLQIAPGDSNKDDFFKMKDKVLFVNRLSGTSDGPSGDFSGVIKGSHLLENGVKTPVKEVQVVGNVYEALNQIVSISKEGELLGESYWAPYMLLEGFTITGAS; encoded by the coding sequence ATGGATAAGGCTTTTATAGAAAAAAAACTGGAAGAACAAAAAAATCATCTGGAATCCCTTGTCAAAAAAGCAAAAGACAACGGGATTTCCCAGGTGGAAATATTTTCCAGTTACGGTTATGCCGAAGAAGTCACTCTCGAAAAAAACGATTTGAACAACTGCACTGCCACGGAAGAAAATATGTTCGGAATCCGTGTGATCGAAAACGGAAGCCAGGGATTTTTAACCACAAATCATTTTCCGACCCTATGGGAATCCATCCAGGAAGCGAGAGACCTTGCCCGCAGTCAAACTACACCTGACTCCGATTTGGTGCTTCCTGATCCTCAAACTTTGGAAAAAAGAGCCAATCAATATGATGAATCTTTGGATGCATTGGGTTTGGAACATCTTGTTGAAATTGCTAAAACCACATTAGGTTGGAAAAAAGAACTTTTTCCGAAAGTGAATTTGGACTCAGGCGATATGTCCCTGTCCAAAGGATTTAAACTTATTGTTTCCTCCAAAGGTGTGAATGCAAGCGAGCTGGGTGCGGGGATTTCCGCTTCGGTTATGGGAATGGCTGTCGATGGAAGCGATGTAGGTAGTTTCGATTATGATTCCGCAAGCGGAAACGATTACCCCTACTTTGCAAAAAAATGGGAGAGAGCCTTCCGAGAGTTCGGAGAAAAATGTATGGGTGGCTTGGGCGCGAAGGCCATTCCGGGGTTTAAAGGTTATATACTTTTGCCTCCCGAAGCAGTTTATTCTTTTTTTCTAGGATCTTTTATCGGTTCTTTGAACGGAACGAGCATTCGAAAGGGAAAAAGTAAGATGGCAGGTCAATTGGGGAAACAAGTTGCTTCCTCAAAACTTTCCATTTGGGAAGACCCGACTATTTCAGGTTATGCGGGAACCACTTCTTTTGATAGGGAAGGTCAAGCCACTCATAAACAATCCATTTTGAACCAGGGCGTTCTTGATACTTATTTTTATAATACCTATGAAGCAAAAAAAGCCGGCCTGAAGGCATCCAACGGATTTGCTACGGGTGGGGCACAAAGTCTTCCCGGTTGCGGCCCGAGACAACTTCAGATTGCACCCGGAGATTCGAACAAAGATGATTTTTTCAAGATGAAAGACAAGGTTCTATTTGTGAATAGACTTTCCGGAACAAGTGACGGACCTTCCGGTGATTTTTCCGGGGTGATCAAAGGAAGTCATCTTTTGGAAAACGGAGTGAAGACCCCAGTGAAGGAAGTTCAGGTTGTAGGAAATGTTTATGAAGCACTCAATCAAATCGTAAGCATTTCGAAAGAAGGAGAACTATTGGGAGAATCCTATTGGGCTCCCTATATGCTTTTGGAAGGATTTACCATCACCGGAGCATCCTGA
- a CDS encoding STAS domain-containing protein, protein MSLDELVVATEKIDTVYVTKLQGNLNNFTATKCIQSVTSSLKHGPVILDLEELNMVTTQGIQAFRTLNEESFLQKHKIILINIPASIRQAFQMAGIRNLFPIATNEEGAFKMATRGLR, encoded by the coding sequence ATGAGTCTCGACGAACTAGTCGTTGCCACTGAAAAAATAGATACTGTTTACGTGACCAAATTGCAGGGCAATTTGAACAATTTTACAGCCACAAAATGCATTCAGTCCGTGACATCCTCTCTCAAACACGGTCCGGTCATCCTGGATTTGGAGGAATTGAATATGGTGACTACCCAAGGGATCCAAGCCTTCCGTACTCTCAATGAGGAATCCTTCCTTCAAAAACATAAAATCATTCTCATCAATATCCCTGCTTCCATAAGGCAAGCATTCCAAATGGCGGGGATTAGAAATCTATTTCCGATTGCGACGAACGAAGAGGGGGCTTTTAAAATGGCAACCCGAGGATTAAGGTAG
- a CDS encoding diacylglycerol/polyprenol kinase family protein — MSDKNGFNFSRKIWHVLGLIIPVSLYLDLFRDYNGFVYASRAVIVTYLGIFLFLLVILESIRLTSSSFEAFFFKYFGFLMKESERTRFNGTVPYFFANFLVVLFFPPEIAVLSILFLVIGDPTAAYIGSKYGKNRFYNGKSREGIIGFFVSAFVIGLIVLILFTVSKPESFLSLKWGEEISLFPILILALGVLAACLTEFFSSTVAKGLIDDNLLIPISSAIVISFFSFLFLRYIPTEFFFSPLDLYLQK; from the coding sequence TTGTCTGATAAAAACGGTTTTAACTTTTCCAGGAAAATTTGGCATGTATTGGGGCTCATTATCCCTGTTAGTTTGTATCTGGATTTATTCCGAGACTATAACGGATTTGTCTATGCCAGCCGTGCTGTCATAGTTACTTACTTGGGAATTTTTCTTTTCCTACTTGTGATTTTGGAATCGATCCGACTCACTTCCTCGTCTTTCGAAGCGTTTTTCTTCAAATATTTCGGGTTCTTAATGAAAGAATCGGAACGCACCAGATTCAACGGAACAGTTCCTTATTTTTTTGCAAACTTCCTGGTGGTTTTATTTTTTCCTCCCGAGATTGCAGTGCTTTCCATTCTGTTTCTTGTGATAGGAGATCCGACCGCTGCTTATATAGGATCGAAATATGGCAAAAACCGTTTTTATAACGGAAAATCGAGAGAAGGGATCATTGGATTTTTTGTATCCGCATTTGTTATAGGTTTAATTGTTCTGATTTTATTTACAGTTTCAAAGCCGGAAAGTTTTTTAAGTTTGAAATGGGGGGAAGAAATCTCCTTGTTTCCCATATTGATTTTAGCATTGGGAGTGCTTGCGGCCTGCCTCACGGAATTTTTTTCTTCCACAGTCGCCAAAGGACTGATAGATGACAATCTATTGATACCCATCTCCAGCGCAATCGTCATTTCTTTCTTTTCATTTTTGTTTTTGAGATATATCCCTACGGAATTTTTCTTTTCCCCATTGGATTTATATCTGCAAAAATAG
- a CDS encoding FtsB family cell division protein produces MTPIKAALAICYLCTVFYCLVLSSSGMAERKALEKEFTKVAEEVERLAIENQVLEEKEKRLQNDSYALEKEARKYYLLSENAHVIKFEETKLAKDEAVSKTAKLANLNSNLSLKEPPLFLLRFFYLSFSVFLCLGVYWKLKSLPPQSKGKRLN; encoded by the coding sequence ATGACCCCTATCAAAGCCGCTTTAGCCATCTGTTATCTTTGTACTGTTTTCTATTGCTTAGTTTTGTCTTCTTCAGGAATGGCAGAACGAAAAGCTTTGGAAAAGGAGTTCACAAAGGTGGCGGAAGAAGTCGAGCGGCTTGCCATTGAAAACCAAGTTTTGGAGGAAAAGGAAAAACGCCTCCAAAATGATTCGTATGCTTTGGAAAAGGAAGCACGCAAATACTATCTGCTTTCCGAAAACGCCCACGTAATTAAATTTGAAGAAACCAAACTGGCAAAAGATGAGGCAGTGTCGAAAACGGCAAAATTAGCGAATCTCAATTCCAATCTTTCTTTGAAAGAACCGCCTTTATTTTTACTTAGATTTTTTTATCTTTCTTTCAGTGTTTTCTTATGTCTGGGAGTTTATTGGAAGCTGAAAAGCTTGCCTCCCCAGTCTAAAGGGAAAAGACTGAATTAA
- a CDS encoding TldD/PmbA family protein, giving the protein MRDLLKECLSEENGLVELRYHHKENRSFFAEKGRIESSALRKRSGVGVRVLHNGTWGFASTGEVSKASIQNAIRIAKQAATVSSSLRGEKISNLPPALFAKGDFIGKGIEDFRNRSVEEKLNLVLDVQNKALKSSASLQSVGCGYSEIYEEKAIVTTDGADSFFSMVRPEFRVNAVASDKGKLESGSHSIGVTGGWDCLFRDKKPEDISEEACKTAIDLLTSSLPDGGLTTVILSPSIVGLLVHEAIGHTVEADFVLAGSVAQGKIGTRVGSDLVSLADSGVSEYSEGAGGTIPVDDEGVIPQKTMIIQDGILKSYLHNRETAHKFNVAPTGSARAWEYSDVPLIRMRNTYLLPGNSSLEEMIAGTKNGYFLDGAKNGQADATGEFMFAVQKAYKIENGKITKLLKGATVSGLAFDVLQNVDMVSKEFKWDLGSGHCGKGQPAKVDAGGPYVRTKVQLGGN; this is encoded by the coding sequence ATGAGAGATCTGTTAAAAGAATGTTTGAGTGAAGAAAATGGTCTTGTAGAACTTCGTTACCACCATAAGGAAAACCGTTCCTTTTTTGCCGAAAAAGGAAGAATCGAATCTTCCGCACTTCGCAAAAGAAGCGGAGTGGGAGTCAGAGTGCTTCACAACGGAACCTGGGGATTTGCATCCACGGGTGAAGTTTCGAAAGCTTCCATTCAGAATGCAATTCGTATCGCAAAACAAGCTGCCACTGTTTCCTCTTCTCTTCGGGGAGAAAAAATTTCCAATCTTCCCCCTGCTCTTTTTGCCAAAGGGGATTTTATAGGAAAAGGGATTGAGGATTTCAGAAATCGGAGCGTAGAAGAAAAATTAAATTTGGTATTGGATGTTCAAAACAAAGCTCTGAAATCTTCCGCAAGCTTACAGTCGGTCGGTTGCGGTTACTCCGAAATCTACGAAGAAAAAGCGATCGTTACTACAGACGGAGCCGATAGCTTTTTTTCCATGGTTCGGCCTGAGTTTCGTGTGAACGCTGTAGCCTCTGACAAAGGAAAACTGGAATCCGGTTCCCATTCGATCGGAGTGACCGGAGGATGGGATTGTCTTTTTCGGGATAAAAAACCGGAAGATATTTCCGAAGAAGCATGTAAAACCGCCATCGACTTATTAACCTCCTCTCTTCCCGATGGAGGACTAACTACTGTTATTCTTTCTCCTTCGATCGTAGGTTTGCTTGTGCATGAAGCGATCGGTCACACCGTAGAAGCCGACTTTGTTTTGGCAGGTTCCGTAGCCCAAGGAAAGATAGGAACCAGAGTCGGTTCGGATCTGGTATCTCTTGCCGATTCAGGTGTATCCGAATACTCCGAAGGTGCCGGTGGAACCATTCCTGTGGACGACGAAGGTGTGATCCCTCAGAAAACAATGATCATCCAAGACGGAATTTTAAAATCCTATCTTCACAACAGAGAAACCGCTCACAAGTTCAATGTTGCACCTACTGGTTCTGCAAGGGCTTGGGAATACTCGGATGTTCCTTTGATTCGGATGAGAAATACATATTTGTTACCGGGTAATTCCTCATTGGAAGAAATGATCGCGGGAACTAAAAACGGTTATTTTTTAGACGGTGCCAAAAACGGACAAGCGGATGCCACTGGTGAATTTATGTTCGCCGTTCAAAAAGCTTACAAAATAGAAAACGGAAAAATCACAAAACTACTGAAAGGTGCAACTGTTTCAGGACTCGCCTTTGACGTATTGCAAAATGTCGATATGGTTTCCAAAGAATTCAAATGGGATTTGGGGAGCGGTCATTGTGGAAAAGGACAACCTGCGAAAGTGGATGCCGGTGGACCTTATGTTCGCACAAAAGTTCAGTTAGGTGGTAATTGA
- a CDS encoding YheT family hydrolase encodes MEEEFYSESIIIPTNDRSGDMLYVEHNPPLSQIKKNSVKWNGIYLVLIHGMEGSSESHYMVSVGREALLRGYGVIRINLRNCGKGIGLARLPYNAGQSDDLETVLDFTRKTFTTNLFVSGFSLSANMALKFFGEGRPKKALAFTATSPPLDLKRSCDFIDSKAGLFYKNHFLSTMKDKVASGIYDVSDQVIQRVLKSKSFFDFDDFFTAPLAGYKNVLEYYHTCSSIHYLAGIKIPCLIVHAEDDPVVPSHVWHEIDWKLYPKIETVLTEKGGHVGFISDPSPDYPEGRWLPKILMDFFDKQRKLLKLN; translated from the coding sequence CTGGAGGAAGAGTTCTACTCGGAAAGCATCATTATCCCTACGAACGACCGTTCCGGGGATATGTTGTATGTAGAACACAACCCCCCTCTTTCCCAAATCAAAAAAAACTCGGTGAAATGGAACGGCATCTATCTGGTGTTAATTCACGGGATGGAAGGTAGTTCCGAATCCCATTATATGGTGAGCGTGGGACGGGAAGCTCTGCTGCGTGGTTACGGAGTGATCCGAATCAATCTTCGGAATTGCGGAAAAGGGATCGGACTTGCCCGATTGCCGTATAATGCGGGTCAGTCGGATGACCTGGAAACCGTTCTTGATTTTACGCGCAAAACTTTTACTACGAATTTATTTGTAAGCGGATTTTCACTGTCTGCAAATATGGCACTTAAGTTTTTCGGAGAGGGCCGTCCCAAAAAGGCACTGGCTTTCACTGCGACCTCACCTCCTTTGGATTTAAAAAGAAGCTGTGACTTTATCGATTCCAAAGCGGGATTGTTTTATAAAAACCATTTTCTTTCCACGATGAAAGACAAAGTGGCATCGGGTATATACGATGTGTCCGATCAGGTGATACAACGGGTTCTTAAAAGTAAGTCCTTTTTTGACTTCGATGATTTTTTTACAGCACCGCTTGCCGGTTACAAGAATGTTTTGGAATACTATCATACCTGTTCCAGCATTCATTATCTTGCCGGAATTAAGATTCCTTGTTTGATCGTACATGCGGAAGATGATCCGGTGGTTCCCTCCCATGTTTGGCATGAGATCGATTGGAAATTATATCCGAAGATAGAAACCGTTCTTACTGAAAAAGGCGGTCATGTTGGATTTATTTCCGACCCAAGTCCGGACTATCCCGAAGGAAGATGGCTTCCTAAGATCCTAATGGATTTTTTCGATAAACAAAGAAAGTTATTAAAATTAAATTAG
- the lepA gene encoding translation elongation factor 4 encodes MNERQKFTRNFSIIAHVDHGKSTLADRLLEIGLVTDQRTKKDQILDSMDIERERGITIKANNASFDYMAKDGNLYHLNLIDTPGHVDFTYEVSRSLAACEGVLLIVDASQGVEAQTLANLYLAMELDLRIIPVINKIDLPSADIDKCKLMIEESLGLDPEEAIPISAKTGLNVKDVLEAICYLIPEPKGDIDKPLKALIYDSFFDTYMGVVAKLRVFDGKLKKGDVIHMMNIGRQFPVTEVGVNRLTMVSTDGLQAGDVGYVVAGMKKMGDAKTGDTVTLANNPTDSVVHGFKDAKPMVFAGLFPINGEDFDAFVDAIEKLKLNDSALTFERENSVALGFGFRVGYLGLLHMEIVQERLEREFNLDLITTAPSVKFRITNTKGEVYEIDNPSKWPETITIDKSEEPYVKATIIAPDHYVGNIMSLVIDKRGIHMDTVYLSKDKVQLTYELPLAELIFEFYDKLKSHTKGYASLDYEEIGYRESKLVKMDILVNGEPVDALSSIVHKSKAEDRGRIIIEKLKDLIPRHQFMIPLQAAIGAKVVARESISALRKNVTAKCYGGDISRKKKLLEKQKEGKKRMKQIGSVEIPQEAFLSILKTGD; translated from the coding sequence TTGAACGAACGCCAAAAATTTACCCGAAATTTTTCCATCATAGCCCACGTGGATCATGGAAAGTCTACTTTGGCGGACAGGCTATTGGAAATAGGGCTAGTCACAGACCAAAGAACCAAAAAAGACCAGATCCTGGATTCCATGGATATAGAAAGAGAAAGAGGAATTACGATTAAGGCAAACAACGCCTCTTTCGACTACATGGCCAAAGACGGGAATCTTTATCATTTGAATCTGATCGATACGCCTGGCCACGTGGATTTTACTTACGAGGTATCCCGCTCTCTTGCCGCCTGCGAAGGAGTATTGCTCATTGTAGACGCAAGCCAAGGTGTGGAAGCGCAAACTCTTGCTAACTTATATTTGGCGATGGAATTGGATCTTCGCATCATTCCTGTTATCAATAAAATCGACCTTCCTTCCGCAGACATAGACAAGTGCAAACTGATGATTGAGGAATCACTCGGACTCGACCCGGAGGAAGCGATCCCTATCTCCGCCAAAACCGGCTTGAATGTAAAAGACGTACTCGAAGCTATTTGTTATCTGATTCCGGAACCGAAAGGCGATATAGACAAACCTCTCAAAGCACTTATCTACGATTCCTTCTTTGATACTTATATGGGTGTGGTGGCAAAGTTGAGAGTATTCGACGGGAAATTGAAAAAAGGCGATGTAATTCATATGATGAACATAGGCCGTCAGTTTCCTGTCACAGAAGTAGGGGTCAATCGTCTTACTATGGTTAGCACGGACGGCTTACAGGCGGGTGACGTAGGTTATGTGGTAGCGGGTATGAAAAAGATGGGTGATGCAAAAACAGGCGACACTGTCACACTCGCAAACAACCCGACGGATTCAGTCGTTCACGGATTCAAAGACGCAAAACCGATGGTGTTTGCCGGACTTTTTCCCATCAACGGAGAGGACTTCGACGCATTTGTAGATGCGATTGAAAAATTAAAACTAAACGATTCCGCACTTACCTTCGAAAGGGAAAATTCGGTAGCACTCGGATTCGGATTCCGCGTAGGGTATTTGGGACTACTTCATATGGAAATCGTCCAGGAAAGATTGGAAAGGGAATTCAATCTGGATCTGATCACAACGGCTCCGTCGGTAAAATTTAGAATTACAAACACGAAAGGGGAAGTCTATGAAATCGATAACCCTTCCAAATGGCCGGAAACAATTACGATCGACAAATCGGAAGAACCTTATGTAAAAGCGACTATCATCGCTCCCGATCATTATGTGGGAAATATCATGTCGCTTGTCATCGATAAACGGGGTATTCATATGGATACTGTTTATCTTTCCAAAGACAAAGTTCAATTGACCTATGAGTTGCCTCTTGCTGAATTAATTTTCGAATTTTATGACAAACTAAAATCGCATACCAAAGGTTATGCGTCTCTCGATTACGAAGAAATCGGATACAGGGAATCCAAATTGGTAAAAATGGATATCCTTGTGAATGGGGAACCTGTGGATGCGCTCTCTTCGATTGTTCATAAATCGAAAGCGGAAGATCGTGGACGGATCATCATCGAAAAACTGAAAGATCTGATTCCCAGACACCAATTTATGATTCCTTTGCAAGCAGCAATCGGTGCGAAAGTAGTCGCGCGCGAAAGCATTTCCGCTCTTCGGAAGAACGTAACTGCAAAGTGTTATGGTGGAGATATCTCCCGAAAGAAAAAACTATTGGAAAAGCAGAAAGAAGGTAAAAAGAGAATGAAGCAGATCGGATCTGTGGAAATCCCTCAGGAAGCTTTCCTATCTATTTTAAAAACCGGGGATTGA
- a CDS encoding DUF6790 family protein: protein MGYVIYIAATMLVVPLFSVLGEFFYRSPQARFFDLTWKWFIFWAIGIRLISAGVNQIANPAFTASILQLNDSAYLVIRELGFANLLMGGLAALSLFFPTLRPAATLGGLYLGMAGLLHVIRGIEHVNLKEGTALISDLWGFLIVVAYFLDSFFFRHKT from the coding sequence ATGGGATATGTCATATATATTGCAGCGACAATGTTAGTAGTGCCTCTCTTCTCTGTTCTTGGAGAGTTTTTCTATCGCTCTCCGCAAGCTAGGTTTTTTGATCTTACATGGAAGTGGTTCATTTTTTGGGCCATCGGCATAAGGCTTATCAGTGCAGGTGTAAATCAAATTGCGAATCCTGCATTTACCGCAAGTATTTTGCAATTAAACGATTCAGCATATCTGGTGATCAGGGAATTAGGATTTGCCAATCTGCTCATGGGTGGGCTTGCTGCGCTCTCCTTATTTTTTCCTACTTTACGTCCGGCGGCGACTCTTGGAGGTCTTTATCTGGGGATGGCCGGGCTATTGCATGTGATTCGCGGTATTGAACATGTGAATCTGAAGGAAGGAACGGCACTGATTTCCGATTTATGGGGTTTTCTGATCGTTGTTGCTTATTTCTTGGATTCTTTTTTCTTCCGTCATAAAACATAG
- a CDS encoding DUF4416 family protein, with protein MAINPIVVETLERPLGASFFLIVSYQNDDTYFELKSITEKKFSKSVYESSPMPKWELDDVDRLTQMPGKSTKILSFLQRIHREELVLIKRECVEIQSALRKKDPTLRLIPGYLTSHNVVISQSKDDFHRVYLFQGVYSEIIYVFRGGKFSVLDTAPGFFKTKESVYFFNSLHESYEYNKFKS; from the coding sequence ATGGCAATTAATCCGATTGTTGTGGAAACTTTGGAGCGCCCACTGGGCGCTTCCTTCTTTCTAATTGTATCTTACCAGAACGACGACACTTACTTCGAATTAAAATCCATTACCGAAAAAAAATTTTCCAAATCGGTTTATGAATCCAGTCCTATGCCCAAATGGGAGTTAGATGATGTTGATAGACTGACTCAGATGCCCGGTAAAAGCACAAAGATACTTTCTTTTTTACAAAGAATCCATCGTGAAGAACTCGTTTTGATCAAAAGAGAATGCGTTGAGATCCAGTCGGCACTCCGCAAAAAAGATCCCACTTTGCGCCTCATCCCGGGCTACTTGACCTCTCATAATGTAGTAATTTCCCAATCCAAGGATGATTTTCACAGAGTGTATCTTTTCCAAGGTGTGTATTCGGAGATTATCTATGTATTTCGGGGAGGAAAGTTTTCCGTTCTGGACACTGCTCCCGGATTTTTCAAAACAAAAGAATCAGTTTATTTTTTTAATAGCTTACATGAATCCTATGAATACAATAAGTTTAAGTCTTAG
- the eno gene encoding phosphopyruvate hydratase: MAEKSIIRSIKAREIMDSRGNPTVEVDVTLEDGSFGRAAVPSGASTGEHEAVELRDGDKKRYLGKGVTKAVDNVNSKITKALIGQNALDQIAIDGTMISLDGTSNKSKLGANAILGVSLAVAKASANHVGLPLYRYIGGSFARELPVPMMNIINGGAHADNNIDFQEFMILPVSAPNFKEALRMGAEVFHNLKSVLKSKGLNTAVGDEGGFAPNLSSNSEAIEVILQAIEKAGYKPDTDIKIGLDCAASEFYDEKKKKYVLKAEKKPEKTAEELIEYYSNLVSKYPIITMEDGLDENDWTGWKKLSEKLGKKIQLVGDDLFVTNIEKLSKGIQKGIGNSILIKVNQIGSLTETLSAIEMAKKAQYTAVISHRSGETEDATISHIAVATNAGQIKTGSLSRTDRIAKYNELLRIEEELGKTAVFSGKETFYNLR; this comes from the coding sequence ATGGCAGAAAAATCAATCATCCGTTCCATCAAAGCTCGAGAAATCATGGATTCCCGAGGAAACCCCACTGTAGAAGTGGATGTGACTTTAGAAGATGGTTCCTTTGGACGGGCGGCAGTTCCTTCCGGCGCTTCCACTGGAGAACACGAGGCGGTAGAACTTCGTGACGGTGATAAAAAAAGATATCTTGGCAAAGGCGTTACCAAAGCGGTCGATAACGTAAATTCCAAAATCACAAAGGCACTGATCGGTCAGAACGCTCTGGACCAAATCGCAATCGACGGGACAATGATCAGTCTCGACGGAACTTCCAATAAATCTAAGTTAGGTGCCAATGCTATTTTGGGAGTCTCATTAGCAGTTGCTAAAGCAAGTGCAAATCACGTAGGTTTGCCTCTGTATCGTTATATCGGAGGATCTTTTGCCCGTGAACTTCCCGTTCCTATGATGAATATCATCAACGGAGGAGCACACGCTGACAATAATATCGATTTCCAGGAATTTATGATCCTTCCTGTTTCCGCTCCTAATTTTAAAGAAGCCCTTCGCATGGGTGCTGAAGTTTTTCATAACTTGAAGTCGGTTCTTAAATCCAAAGGTTTGAATACCGCCGTGGGCGACGAAGGCGGATTTGCCCCGAACCTATCTAGCAATAGTGAGGCGATTGAGGTGATTTTGCAAGCGATCGAAAAAGCAGGATACAAACCTGACACTGACATCAAAATCGGGTTGGATTGCGCCGCTTCCGAGTTTTATGATGAGAAGAAAAAGAAGTATGTTCTCAAGGCTGAGAAAAAGCCGGAAAAAACTGCGGAAGAACTCATCGAATACTACTCAAATTTAGTTTCAAAGTATCCGATCATTACTATGGAAGATGGTTTGGATGAAAACGATTGGACCGGCTGGAAAAAACTTTCTGAAAAATTGGGTAAAAAAATCCAGTTGGTTGGTGACGACTTGTTCGTAACCAATATTGAAAAACTTTCCAAAGGGATTCAAAAGGGAATCGGAAACTCCATCCTGATAAAGGTGAATCAAATCGGGTCTCTGACAGAAACTCTTAGCGCTATCGAAATGGCAAAAAAAGCACAATATACCGCAGTGATCTCTCATAGATCGGGAGAAACTGAGGATGCTACCATTTCTCATATCGCAGTGGCAACCAATGCAGGCCAGATCAAAACTGGATCTCTCAGCCGCACGGACAGGATTGCCAAATACAATGAACTTCTTCGTATAGAAGAAGAATTGGGAAAAACGGCAGTATTTTCAGGAAAGGAAACTTTTTACAATCTGAGATAA
- a CDS encoding ClpP family protease, which produces MPEEETPEKEITETLQDLISDKNIGKKFLEKRKIFLWGAVTDETSKDITNKLLYLELMDPGKPITFYINSPGGVVTSGMVVYDTMQMISSPVYTVCMGMAASMGSMLLIGGEKGHRYIWPNGRVMIHQPSIGGQFQAPATDLLIHAKDIMKTKEKLNRMLAEACGKTYEQMVEDTDRDNYMDADEAVAYGIVDKIVNTIDVG; this is translated from the coding sequence ATGCCAGAAGAAGAAACACCAGAAAAAGAAATTACAGAAACACTTCAAGATCTCATCAGCGATAAAAACATCGGGAAAAAATTTCTAGAGAAACGTAAGATCTTTCTCTGGGGCGCTGTTACTGATGAAACCTCCAAAGACATAACCAACAAACTACTCTACCTGGAACTTATGGATCCGGGCAAACCGATTACCTTTTATATCAATAGCCCGGGCGGCGTTGTCACTTCCGGAATGGTAGTCTACGATACCATGCAGATGATTTCCTCACCCGTTTACACGGTTTGCATGGGTATGGCGGCATCCATGGGCTCTATGCTACTGATTGGGGGAGAAAAAGGACATCGTTATATTTGGCCGAATGGCAGAGTGATGATTCACCAACCTTCCATAGGTGGTCAGTTCCAGGCTCCTGCGACCGATCTTTTGATTCATGCCAAAGACATCATGAAAACAAAAGAAAAGTTGAATCGAATGCTTGCGGAAGCTTGCGGCAAAACCTATGAACAGATGGTAGAAGATACGGATCGCGATAATTATATGGATGCGGATGAAGCCGTAGCCTATGGAATCGTTGATAAAATTGTAAATACGATAGACGTTGGCTGA